The following are from one region of the Hydrogenophaga sp. BPS33 genome:
- a CDS encoding Bug family tripartite tricarboxylate transporter substrate binding protein translates to MKLSTFFRRAVLLVCALGCTAAMAFPDKPIRIIVPFAAGGGTDVWARTFATRLSARLGQPVIVENRAGSNTQIGANAVAKADPDGYTLLFTSGTHVQVPALSLTVPYDVVRDFAPVGRLGTTGLVFVVHPSVKATNMKEFLAEAKGAEKWSLATYAAGSTGDVFSRALMQDHNLNIPVIAYKGEGVAITDVIGGQVQGGFFSIPTTKQLVASGKVKALGSLSTGQIPSMPAVQSLPDQGLTNYRWPGIWLGMFAPAKTPQPVLDKLSQAAQAITQDPEFQRDWASRDLNVGWRGPADFAQDIQGEIKTWGDLVKALGIKPQ, encoded by the coding sequence TTGAAACTTTCAACCTTCTTTCGCCGCGCCGTCCTTCTCGTCTGCGCGCTCGGCTGCACTGCCGCCATGGCGTTCCCCGACAAGCCGATTCGCATCATCGTGCCGTTTGCGGCCGGTGGCGGCACCGACGTCTGGGCGCGCACCTTCGCGACGCGCCTGTCCGCCCGACTTGGCCAACCGGTCATCGTCGAGAACCGTGCGGGTTCGAACACGCAGATCGGCGCCAACGCCGTCGCCAAGGCGGATCCCGACGGCTATACGCTGCTGTTCACCAGCGGCACGCACGTGCAGGTTCCGGCCTTGTCGCTGACCGTTCCCTACGACGTGGTGCGCGACTTTGCCCCCGTCGGCAGGCTGGGCACCACAGGCCTGGTGTTTGTGGTGCATCCCTCCGTCAAGGCCACCAACATGAAGGAGTTCCTGGCAGAGGCCAAGGGTGCCGAGAAATGGTCGCTGGCGACGTATGCCGCTGGCTCGACGGGCGACGTCTTTTCGCGCGCCTTGATGCAGGACCACAACCTGAACATTCCCGTGATTGCCTACAAGGGCGAAGGCGTGGCCATCACCGATGTCATCGGCGGCCAGGTGCAGGGCGGGTTCTTCTCCATCCCGACGACCAAGCAGCTGGTGGCCAGCGGCAAGGTCAAGGCGCTCGGGTCGCTGTCGACCGGCCAGATTCCCTCCATGCCAGCGGTGCAGTCGCTGCCCGACCAGGGCTTGACGAACTACCGCTGGCCAGGCATCTGGCTGGGCATGTTCGCCCCGGCCAAAACCCCACAGCCGGTGCTGGACAAGCTGAGCCAGGCCGCACAGGCCATCACCCAGGACCCCGAGTTCCAGCGCGATTGGGCGTCTCGGGATTTGAACGTGGGCTGGCGCGGCCCGGCCGACTTTGCCCAGGACATCCAAGGCGAGATCAAGACGTGGGGCGATCTGGTCAAGGCCCTGGGCATCAAGCCGCAGTGA
- a CDS encoding CoA-transferase, producing the protein MPPEPTMAETMAILLARDMANGEKAIIGTNSDIQVAACNLARLMHAPDLWWISGPGGMVNPERDHLVSTADHGNIASAEAWMDLPNMIDFIDWKIHFFDFAILSALQVDQYGNINTVVVGDQTKPKLRGPGTVGISALCGLSRYFNVVMAHHSKAAFVPRVDFLCGPGHMEGGTSREDRGLPPGGPRLVISPLGVFDFEPGSRRMRIRSLHAGVEVQKVIDATGFELVVQGEPAVTPAVTPQEIELLRSRVDRAQALRKG; encoded by the coding sequence ATGCCCCCTGAACCCACCATGGCCGAGACCATGGCCATCCTCCTGGCGCGCGACATGGCCAACGGAGAGAAGGCGATCATCGGCACCAACTCCGACATCCAGGTGGCGGCGTGCAACCTCGCCCGCCTGATGCACGCACCCGACCTCTGGTGGATATCGGGCCCCGGCGGCATGGTCAATCCCGAGCGGGACCATCTCGTGTCCACCGCAGACCACGGCAACATCGCGTCGGCAGAGGCCTGGATGGACCTGCCCAACATGATCGACTTCATTGACTGGAAGATCCACTTCTTCGACTTCGCCATCCTGTCGGCGCTGCAGGTGGACCAGTACGGCAACATCAACACGGTGGTGGTGGGCGACCAGACGAAGCCGAAGCTGCGCGGCCCCGGCACCGTCGGCATCAGCGCCTTGTGCGGACTGTCGCGCTACTTCAACGTGGTGATGGCCCATCACAGCAAGGCCGCCTTTGTGCCACGGGTGGATTTTCTCTGCGGCCCCGGCCACATGGAGGGCGGCACCTCGCGCGAAGACCGAGGCCTGCCACCCGGAGGCCCCCGGCTGGTCATCTCGCCACTGGGCGTGTTCGACTTCGAACCGGGTTCCCGCCGGATGCGCATCCGGTCGCTGCACGCGGGCGTGGAGGTTCAGAAGGTCATCGACGCCACCGGGTTTGAGCTGGTCGTGCAGGGCGAACCTGCGGTCACGCCAGCGGTGACGCCACAAGAGATCGAGCTGCTGCGATCGCGCGTGGACCGCGCGCAGGCCCTGCGCAAGGGTTAG
- a CDS encoding CoA transferase subunit A, which translates to MKKPVFVSLSEAMADIPDGSRVALGGWIFNGQPMALVRALIRKGAKNLDLVPAPGSIAPDMLIGAGCARSTCCVFISFEQFGLAPHFRKQAEAGTLKVYDLDGPAIAGGLRAAICDLPYMPVPDLGTDLPRHAPEHYRELPTAPGERKLLAVTAIHPDVCLLHAQQADDLGNVQYLGTPFFDAMLAQASRKVIVSVDRIVSRETVRASNHLTKLPRSMVDMIVEAPFGAHPTSSPSLYRNDEAHLRAYVEASRTDEAFQAYLRHYVHPERHDAYLDAVGGSMLAGISH; encoded by the coding sequence ATGAAAAAACCTGTGTTCGTTTCACTGTCCGAGGCCATGGCCGACATACCCGATGGCTCGCGGGTGGCCTTGGGCGGATGGATTTTCAACGGGCAACCCATGGCCCTGGTCCGCGCCCTGATCCGCAAGGGCGCGAAGAATCTCGACCTGGTGCCAGCACCCGGATCGATCGCGCCCGACATGCTGATCGGTGCGGGATGTGCGCGCTCAACGTGCTGCGTGTTCATCAGCTTCGAGCAGTTCGGCCTGGCGCCGCACTTTCGCAAGCAGGCCGAGGCCGGGACGTTGAAGGTATACGACCTGGATGGCCCTGCGATCGCCGGCGGGCTGCGCGCCGCCATCTGCGACTTGCCGTACATGCCTGTGCCGGACCTGGGCACCGACCTGCCCCGGCATGCGCCTGAACACTACCGGGAACTGCCCACTGCGCCGGGCGAGCGCAAGTTGCTCGCGGTCACGGCCATTCACCCCGATGTCTGTCTGCTGCACGCGCAGCAGGCCGACGATCTGGGCAATGTGCAGTACCTGGGCACGCCATTTTTCGACGCGATGCTGGCGCAAGCCTCGCGCAAGGTCATCGTCTCGGTGGACCGCATCGTCTCCCGGGAAACAGTCAGGGCGTCCAACCACCTGACCAAGCTGCCCCGGTCCATGGTGGACATGATCGTGGAGGCGCCTTTCGGCGCGCACCCGACGTCATCACCGTCTCTCTACCGCAACGACGAGGCGCATCTGCGCGCGTATGTGGAGGCGAGCCGGACAGACGAGGCCTTTCAGGCGTACTTGCGGCACTACGTTCACCCCGAACGCCACGACGCGTACCTGGACGCGGTGGGGGGCAGCATGCTCGCGGGCATTTCACACTAA
- a CDS encoding CaiB/BaiF CoA transferase family protein yields the protein MPESSQTAPVAAPGILSGVRIVEISGLGPGPFCAMHLADLGADVISIERADTRLALQPVRRGKRSVVADLKDPADRELVLALLDGADALIEGMRPGAMERLNLGPELCMSRNPRLVYGRVTGWGQEGPLARAAGHDNNYAALAGALYFNGTAAEPPVSAVSLVGDIGGGALYLAVGILAGLLRARATGLGIVVDAAMVDGCAHMLHVLLGTQAKGMTGLNRGGNMHDESHFFATYRCRDGEFITFAAVEPAFYQVMLDKLGLSGDARFTAQWNRALWPTLKAHVAQRIAERTRAEWSQLLDGSDACFAPVLRPQEAGSHPHMAARGTFFERQGMLQASPAPRFDGLRTDPGRVPALGEHSDVARAAHARNDIGSMWRS from the coding sequence ATGCCTGAGTCTTCGCAGACGGCGCCTGTCGCCGCACCTGGCATCCTCAGCGGTGTGCGCATCGTGGAGATCAGTGGCCTCGGCCCCGGGCCGTTCTGTGCCATGCACCTGGCCGATCTGGGGGCCGATGTGATCTCCATCGAACGCGCCGACACCCGCCTGGCGCTGCAACCCGTGCGGCGTGGGAAGCGTTCGGTGGTTGCCGACCTGAAGGACCCGGCCGACCGCGAGCTGGTGCTGGCACTGCTGGACGGTGCCGACGCGCTGATCGAGGGCATGCGGCCGGGCGCGATGGAGCGCCTGAACCTCGGGCCCGAGCTGTGCATGTCGCGCAACCCGCGCCTGGTCTACGGGCGCGTGACCGGCTGGGGGCAAGAGGGGCCGCTGGCCCGCGCCGCAGGGCACGACAACAACTACGCCGCCCTGGCCGGGGCGCTTTATTTCAACGGCACCGCGGCGGAGCCGCCGGTGTCGGCGGTGTCCCTGGTCGGTGACATCGGCGGTGGGGCTCTCTACCTCGCCGTGGGCATCCTTGCCGGCCTTCTGAGGGCGCGCGCAACCGGCCTTGGCATCGTGGTGGATGCCGCCATGGTGGACGGCTGCGCCCACATGCTGCACGTGTTGCTGGGCACGCAGGCCAAGGGCATGACCGGCTTGAACCGCGGCGGCAACATGCACGATGAATCTCACTTCTTTGCCACCTACCGCTGCAGGGACGGCGAGTTCATCACGTTCGCTGCGGTAGAGCCCGCGTTCTACCAGGTCATGCTGGACAAGCTGGGCCTGTCCGGGGATGCGCGTTTCACGGCCCAGTGGAACCGCGCGCTGTGGCCGACGCTGAAGGCACATGTGGCGCAACGGATCGCCGAGCGCACGCGCGCCGAATGGTCGCAATTGCTGGATGGCAGCGATGCCTGCTTTGCGCCGGTGCTGAGACCGCAGGAGGCCGGATCGCACCCGCACATGGCGGCGCGCGGCACCTTCTTCGAGCGGCAAGGCATGCTCCAGGCATCGCCGGCCCCTCGCTTCGATGGTCTGCGCACCGACCCCGGTCGGGTGCCCGCGCTGGGCGAACACTCTGATGTCGCACGCGCGGCACACGCGCGCAACGACATCGGGTCGATGTGGCGCTCTTAG
- a CDS encoding CaiB/BaiF CoA transferase family protein, with the protein MIAPGALEGFRVLDFSQMMAGPLCATMLADFGADVIKIEPPEGDAMRNTGETRIGGETEFYLSVNRNKRSVVLDLKSAHGLQAAMRLMQTADVVIENFRPGTADRLGIGYAAVRAVNPKIVYCSLSGFGKDSVNRDRPALDPVIQAMSGVMQLSGTAQTGPLRTGFAVSDFSTPIFAAYGVALALLARERNGSGQRIDLSMLNATVAAMVPREGYYFATGRTPERHGNEHYQIVPYGAYETSDQRQVFIIAHNDKYWAALVRALAHAELDDARFATGKGRLAHRADVNALIAQACRAVCVDELMRRLTNEGVLFSLVRSFEEVFTDPEIERDMVVRIAHPTAGEVRVLANPLQLSGTPARVRLAPPLLGQHTEEVLAEIGMGAGDGHA; encoded by the coding sequence ATGATCGCACCTGGCGCACTCGAGGGGTTTCGCGTCCTCGACTTCTCTCAGATGATGGCGGGCCCGCTGTGCGCGACGATGCTCGCCGACTTTGGCGCCGACGTGATCAAGATCGAACCGCCCGAGGGCGACGCGATGCGCAACACCGGCGAGACGCGCATCGGCGGCGAAACCGAGTTCTATTTGAGTGTGAACCGCAACAAGCGCAGCGTCGTGCTCGATCTCAAGTCCGCACATGGCCTGCAAGCTGCGATGCGGCTGATGCAGACCGCCGATGTCGTGATCGAGAACTTCAGACCGGGCACGGCCGATCGGCTCGGCATTGGCTACGCAGCGGTGCGGGCCGTCAACCCCAAGATCGTTTACTGCTCGCTCTCTGGCTTTGGCAAGGACAGCGTCAACCGGGACCGGCCGGCACTGGACCCGGTGATCCAGGCGATGTCTGGCGTCATGCAACTGTCTGGCACCGCGCAGACGGGACCGCTGCGCACCGGCTTCGCGGTGTCGGACTTCTCCACACCGATCTTCGCTGCCTATGGCGTGGCACTGGCCCTGCTGGCCCGGGAGCGCAACGGATCTGGCCAGCGCATCGACCTGTCCATGCTCAATGCCACGGTGGCTGCCATGGTGCCGCGCGAGGGCTACTACTTCGCCACGGGCCGCACGCCCGAGCGGCACGGCAATGAGCACTACCAGATCGTGCCTTACGGCGCCTACGAAACCAGCGACCAGCGCCAAGTCTTCATCATTGCGCACAACGACAAGTACTGGGCTGCGCTGGTCCGGGCCTTGGCGCATGCCGAACTGGACGATGCGCGCTTCGCCACCGGCAAAGGCCGCCTCGCGCACCGGGCCGATGTGAACGCCCTGATCGCCCAGGCATGCCGAGCCGTGTGCGTTGACGAGTTGATGCGGCGGCTGACCAACGAGGGCGTTCTTTTCTCGTTGGTGCGCTCCTTCGAAGAGGTGTTCACCGACCCGGAGATCGAGCGCGACATGGTGGTTCGCATCGCCCATCCGACGGCTGGCGAGGTGCGCGTCCTTGCCAATCCGCTGCAGCTTTCGGGCACACCTGCCCGTGTCCGCTTGGCGCCGCCGCTGCTGGGCCAGCACACCGAAGAAGTGTTGGCAGAAATCGGCATGGGCGCAGGAGACGGCCATGCCTGA
- a CDS encoding FadR/GntR family transcriptional regulator, whose product MLSISSRTVPAGRRATGLSAHGVATPRQPPVRTAERGAKRPHFQPVTGARPAAEIIEQVRSMLRSQELQSGDRLPPERELAEQLQVSRNTVRQALRSLQEQGLLEIRHGPAGGAVIRSNGGTAVEAVLGDLFSLGTIRPQDLTEVRVLIGTEVVHLACQRASEAEFDQLEANVAAAEEAIRQNDLARRTELNLEFHKLLARMTGNALLVAITDAVIAITREFVSRIERTPSSLVMPFRRRLLRSLRARDAVASTDAIRRHLLRQQTLYLKEAARLSAAETTGGQPMKRKGAP is encoded by the coding sequence ATGCTCAGCATTTCAAGCCGAACCGTGCCGGCCGGACGCCGTGCCACAGGTCTTTCTGCGCATGGCGTGGCGACACCACGCCAGCCGCCTGTGCGCACCGCAGAAAGGGGTGCGAAACGCCCGCACTTCCAACCCGTGACCGGCGCGCGACCGGCGGCCGAAATCATTGAACAGGTGCGCAGCATGCTGCGCAGTCAGGAGCTTCAGTCGGGCGATCGGCTGCCGCCCGAAAGGGAGCTGGCAGAACAGTTGCAGGTCAGCCGCAACACGGTGCGACAGGCGCTGCGATCGCTGCAGGAGCAGGGGCTTCTGGAGATTCGGCATGGCCCTGCCGGTGGTGCGGTGATCCGCAGCAATGGCGGCACGGCGGTGGAAGCGGTTTTGGGCGACCTGTTCTCGCTGGGCACGATACGGCCCCAGGACCTGACGGAGGTGCGCGTGCTGATCGGTACCGAGGTCGTTCATCTGGCGTGCCAGCGTGCCAGCGAAGCCGAGTTCGATCAGCTGGAGGCCAACGTGGCCGCTGCCGAAGAGGCCATTCGCCAGAACGATCTGGCCAGGCGCACGGAGCTCAACCTGGAGTTCCACAAGCTGCTGGCGCGCATGACAGGCAATGCACTGCTGGTGGCCATCACCGACGCGGTGATCGCCATCACCCGGGAGTTCGTGAGCCGCATCGAACGCACGCCCAGCAGCCTGGTGATGCCGTTTCGGCGCCGCTTGCTGCGAAGCCTTCGGGCCCGGGACGCGGTGGCCAGCACCGACGCCATCCGTCGCCATCTCTTGCGGCAGCAGACGCTGTATCTCAAAGAGGCCGCCCGCTTGAGCGCGGCTGAAACCACAGGCGGCCAGCCGATGAAGAGGAAGGGCGCACCATGA
- a CDS encoding CaiB/BaiF CoA transferase family protein, whose protein sequence is MDDPIKSPAQTASSEPNEAPLAGIRVIDLSSYMTGPLTSTTLADLGAEVIKVEPPGGDGFRGFGHKVNGWSALWSTCNRGKQSIVLDLKQDTGLATLKQLLLEADVLVENWRPHVAASLGLGREVLEALFPRLVHLSITGYGESGPLSEEPAYDSLIQGYSGMAHLHGGGGTPAVAAYWVVDKVVAAYGAQAVLAALVQRGRTGKGGHVALPMLDVTAYFNFCDMAQHRTFVGDETPWKEPFNPVVRTADGHLIIAPVNGGQLSRTLKAVGRSDLKEQMLSMKNHGEMIDFFYRHLNEILSARPSAHWLEAFRQFDVPAAPVRTLDEHLSDPQVVHNRIYHEVPSPAGMPLRVTRYPARFDGAMLRPAGAPPAVDADAQAIRERLSPLP, encoded by the coding sequence ATGGATGACCCAATAAAATCCCCAGCACAGACCGCCAGCAGCGAGCCGAACGAAGCGCCACTCGCAGGCATTCGCGTCATTGATCTGAGCAGCTACATGACCGGACCATTGACTTCCACCACGTTGGCAGACCTTGGCGCCGAGGTGATCAAGGTGGAGCCGCCCGGAGGCGATGGCTTTCGCGGGTTTGGCCACAAGGTCAACGGCTGGAGCGCGCTGTGGTCGACCTGCAACCGCGGCAAGCAAAGCATCGTTCTGGATCTCAAGCAGGACACCGGCCTGGCCACGCTCAAGCAGCTCCTGCTGGAGGCGGACGTCCTGGTCGAGAACTGGCGCCCACATGTCGCCGCTTCGCTGGGTCTGGGACGCGAGGTGCTGGAGGCGTTGTTCCCACGCCTGGTCCACCTGTCCATCACGGGCTACGGGGAAAGTGGTCCGCTGTCCGAGGAGCCTGCGTACGACTCGCTCATTCAGGGCTACAGCGGCATGGCGCATCTGCACGGTGGCGGTGGAACGCCGGCCGTGGCGGCCTATTGGGTGGTGGACAAGGTGGTCGCCGCCTATGGCGCGCAGGCGGTTCTGGCGGCCCTGGTGCAGCGCGGCCGCACCGGCAAGGGCGGACATGTTGCCCTGCCGATGCTCGATGTGACGGCCTACTTCAACTTCTGCGACATGGCGCAGCACCGCACCTTCGTCGGCGACGAGACGCCCTGGAAGGAGCCCTTCAACCCGGTCGTGCGCACCGCCGATGGGCACCTGATCATTGCGCCTGTGAATGGCGGGCAGCTCTCACGCACGCTCAAGGCTGTTGGCCGCTCCGACCTCAAGGAGCAGATGCTGTCGATGAAGAACCACGGCGAGATGATCGACTTCTTCTACCGCCATCTCAACGAGATCCTGTCGGCCCGGCCAAGCGCCCATTGGCTGGAAGCGTTCCGCCAGTTCGACGTTCCCGCCGCGCCGGTGCGCACGCTGGACGAACACCTGTCGGATCCCCAGGTGGTGCACAACCGCATCTACCACGAGGTGCCCTCCCCGGCCGGCATGCCCCTGCGTGTCACCCGGTACCCGGCGCGATTCGACGGCGCCATGCTGCGCCCGGCTGGCGCCCCTCCCGCGGTGGACGCCGACGCCCAAGCCATCCGCGAGCGCCTGAGCCCTCTTCCTTGA
- a CDS encoding enoyl-CoA hydratase/isomerase family protein: MNTTTSATSDPQTAVLFEKKDGKAYITFNRPEKRNALSYASFDRMMECLSDAERDDDIRVVVIQGAGGHFCAGHDLVEIGSEYGFDPSGKARRPSQRARLDFDRRHLNQFRDLLYCSKPTVALVRGYCVGAGLHIVEACDLAIASDAARIGHPEQKSGLAGAAYMTAWNILAAGPKKARELLLIADVLPPQEAVQMGLVNKVVPDDQLDAAGEDWADRIARLPRDAIAIGKAAAHVALDSLGMTSQFTHGYVMHALSTNIRYEEDEYNFMKQRREKGVRAASHGREERFDQKGEKRPGQGE; this comes from the coding sequence ATGAACACCACGACATCTGCAACCAGCGATCCCCAAACGGCCGTGCTCTTCGAGAAGAAGGATGGCAAGGCCTACATCACCTTCAACCGCCCCGAAAAGCGGAATGCGCTGAGCTATGCGTCTTTCGACAGGATGATGGAATGCCTGTCGGATGCCGAGCGGGACGACGACATCCGTGTGGTCGTCATCCAGGGCGCAGGCGGGCACTTCTGTGCCGGCCACGATCTGGTCGAGATCGGCAGCGAATACGGTTTCGATCCGAGTGGCAAAGCACGTCGACCCAGCCAGCGGGCGCGGCTCGACTTCGATCGCCGGCATCTCAACCAGTTTCGCGACCTGCTCTACTGCAGCAAGCCGACCGTTGCTCTGGTGCGGGGATATTGCGTGGGTGCGGGCCTGCACATCGTCGAGGCGTGCGATCTGGCCATTGCCAGCGATGCGGCCCGCATCGGACACCCGGAACAGAAGTCGGGTCTGGCCGGCGCGGCCTACATGACGGCCTGGAACATCCTGGCCGCTGGCCCGAAGAAGGCGCGGGAACTGCTGCTGATCGCCGACGTGCTGCCGCCACAGGAAGCGGTGCAGATGGGCCTGGTCAACAAGGTGGTTCCAGACGACCAGCTCGATGCCGCAGGCGAGGACTGGGCCGACCGCATTGCGCGGCTGCCGCGCGACGCCATTGCCATCGGCAAGGCAGCGGCACACGTGGCGCTCGATTCGCTGGGCATGACGAGCCAGTTCACGCATGGGTACGTGATGCATGCGCTGTCCACCAACATCCGCTATGAAGAAGACGAATACAACTTCATGAAGCAGCGCCGAGAGAAGGGCGTGCGCGCGGCCTCTCACGGACGCGAGGAACGTTTTGACCAAAAGGGTGAGAAGCGCCCGGGACAGGGCGAATGA
- a CDS encoding CaiB/BaiF CoA transferase family protein, with translation MTSPHAAAGVLRGLRVVDFSTMIAGPYCTRWLSDLGAEVIKVEPPEGDHMRHRPPLRDGHSAFFGHLNAGKRCISLDLKQPAGLGLARSLAASADVVVEAFRPGVMQRLGLGAQALREQRPALIYCSISGFGQDTDWSARPAYAPVVHAASGFDMALGKGPNGEPISASMPMADMLTAMFAAMSIQTALLQRQRTGRGTVIDVNLMDSVLNVMPYEFQSAQQAQQQPRPVYRPMRASDGWVLVTPINHRNFLNLCDAVGQPQWREDPLLATDADRFQNWDTFMDRIEDWTRHRSAVECERTFAAQGVPCARYRDLREVIQDPQFQQRDSFASVQDPAGSFLTTRLPFALDGVRPGTGAHAAPFGADTQAVLRDELRLTAEQIDALVRQGAAFRLATPHP, from the coding sequence ATGACAAGCCCGCATGCCGCAGCAGGCGTGCTGCGAGGCCTGCGGGTGGTGGACTTTTCCACCATGATCGCAGGCCCATACTGCACGCGATGGCTGTCCGACCTGGGCGCCGAGGTGATCAAGGTGGAGCCGCCCGAGGGTGACCACATGCGCCACCGACCACCGCTGCGCGACGGACACAGCGCCTTCTTTGGCCATCTCAATGCGGGCAAGCGCTGCATCTCGCTGGACCTGAAGCAGCCGGCCGGGCTGGGCCTCGCCCGTTCACTGGCGGCCTCGGCCGATGTGGTGGTGGAAGCCTTTCGCCCGGGCGTGATGCAGCGCCTGGGACTGGGCGCGCAGGCGTTGCGCGAGCAACGTCCTGCGCTGATCTACTGCTCCATTTCCGGCTTCGGACAGGACACCGACTGGTCGGCCCGACCGGCCTACGCGCCGGTCGTGCACGCCGCCAGCGGGTTCGACATGGCGCTGGGAAAAGGCCCGAACGGCGAGCCCATCAGTGCGTCCATGCCGATGGCCGACATGCTCACCGCGATGTTTGCGGCGATGTCCATCCAGACGGCGTTGCTGCAGCGCCAGCGCACCGGACGGGGCACCGTGATCGACGTGAACCTGATGGACAGCGTGCTCAACGTGATGCCCTACGAGTTCCAGAGCGCGCAACAGGCGCAGCAGCAGCCACGGCCGGTGTACCGGCCGATGCGTGCCAGCGATGGCTGGGTGCTGGTCACGCCCATCAACCACCGCAACTTCCTCAACCTCTGCGACGCCGTGGGGCAGCCGCAATGGCGCGAGGACCCGCTGCTGGCGACCGATGCGGACCGCTTTCAGAACTGGGACACCTTCATGGACCGCATCGAGGACTGGACCCGCCACCGCAGCGCCGTGGAATGCGAGCGCACGTTTGCCGCACAGGGTGTGCCTTGCGCCCGCTACCGCGACTTGCGCGAGGTCATCCAGGACCCGCAGTTCCAACAGCGCGACAGCTTCGCATCGGTGCAGGACCCCGCCGGCAGCTTCCTCACGACCCGACTGCCGTTTGCGCTGGACGGTGTGCGGCCCGGCACGGGCGCGCATGCGGCGCCGTTTGGCGCCGACACGCAGGCTGTGCTTCGCGACGAACTGCGCCTGACCGCAGAACAGATCGACGCACTGGTTCGCCAGGGCGCTGCCTTCCGCCTCGCCACACCACACCCCTGA